The genomic DNA CCTCAATTTCCCTGTCACCGAAGGTGTTGCAGATCATAAAAGAAGATCGTTCTTCCCCCCTGGCGGTCAGTATCTTACATTCTTGTCCGGGCTCAGCCTTGGTGTACCTGAGGATAACGCGCCCGGCTGTCTGAAGTAGACTCTCTGAAACCTCACCCATGACAACTCCGAGTGGGCTGCTCCCGTCGAGCCACCGAAGGGTGGCTTCCCCATTCTGCACAGATCTATCGAGAAGCTCATTCTCAGCCTCATTACGTCCAACTAGCAGCTTCGTATTGCTGCCGATACGGAAATGACGTCCGACCTTGAGAAGGCGGAAGTCGCGCAGGTTAAGATTATCAGTATGATCAAAGATGTCTCTTATTTTTGAGACAAAAGAGAGCTCGGTGAGAAGGCATCCTCCTGCAGGACAGGGGTAATTCGTAACGTCCAGTTCTTCGGCCAGCTGCATCTGCTCTTTTCGAGAACGTCCCTGAATGGCAAGCAGCTTTTCCCGGTCAACCCACCCTTCCAACTCGGGAAGGGTCGGCTCGAAATGTTTGGCAGATAGAGGCCGGAGCAAGAGGCCTTCGAGTCCGCTCTCCCTTTCGATAATCCGCAAAGTCTCCCGCCGCTGGCTCATGGGGCGCTGGCCCAGTACTTCACCTGTAATGACGAAGTCAGCACCACTCTCAGCCATATACTCGCGAGCTTTCCTGAGGAGAAAGATGCGGCAGTCTACGCAGGGATTCATTCCTTTCCCGTAACCGTGACGTGGATTCCGAACGACCTCAAGATAGTCGATACCCTTGTTCATAACCTTTATTGGAATGCCGAACTCCTCGGCAACCCGGACGGCTTCTGATTTACATCCGGCATTTTTTCCTGTGCAGGTGCAGAAGGGGGAGGTGAAGTTGAGGGCTTCGACCGAGATCCCTTGTTCGAGCATGACCTTCACTGCAAGAGTCGAATCGAGGCCACCGGAGAGGAGGGCGAGGGCTTTGCGCTTCATAATTGGCTCCTGTGGGACCATGGCGGATTGAGTAGAACGCTTTGCCACGGGACCGATATTGTCGCAGAAACATATCATAGCCGGTTGTCTAAGAGAACCAGATTCTGTTTCAGTAAGGGAGGAAAGGAGCCGAAGCGAAGGGAAGAAGAATATGGAAATAGCTGAGGTATTTGACGGTGGTAAAGGAGAGAGCTTATATGGCACGTATAGACGCATTGTTTCGGATGATGAAGGAGCAGGGAGCTTCCGACCTGCACCTTTCCACCGGTTCTCCCCCTATTTTCCGGCTTCATGGGGAGATGGAGCGGCTGAACTTCAAAGCGCTGTCTCATGACGAGCTAAAATCGATTCTTTACGAAATCTTGACCGAGAAGCAGAAGGAAGAGTTCGAAAAAAAAAATGATTTGGATTTTGCCTACTCCGTGGAGGGCTTGGCCCGGTTCCGCGGTAACCTTTTAATGCAGCACAGAGGAGTAGCAGCAGTATTCCGGATCATTCCGAGCAAGATACTGTCAGCGGACGACCTGGGGCTTCCGGAGGGGGTCCGGAAGTTGACAATGCTGAAGAAAGGGCTCGTTCTGGTTACGGGGCCTACAGGATCAGGAAAATCGACTACGCTGGCCGCGATGATCGACCTGATCAACTCAACTCGCAAGGAGCATATATTGACGCTGGAGGACCCGCTGGAGTTTGTGCATGAAAACAAGATGTCGTTGTTCAACCAGCGGCAGATCGGAGAACATTCCGAGAGCTTTGCTTCGGCACTCCGTGCGGCGTTGCGTGAAGACCCGGATGTGATTCTGGTCGGTGAAATGCGGGATCTTGAGACTATCAGCTTGGCGATGAGTGCTGCGGAGACGGGGCATCTCGTATTCGGTACCCTCCATACCAATTCGGCAGCAAAAACCATCGATCGGATAATCGATGTATTTCCCAAGGATGCACAGGAGCAGGTGAGGGCGATGCTTTCAGAATCGCTGAAGGGGGTTATCTGTCAGCAGCTGCTACGAACGGCAGATGGCAAGGGGAGAGTTGCTGCTCTGGAGATAATGATTGGGACTCCTGCAATAGGAAATCTGATACGAGAGGGTAAAACGTTCCAGATCCCCTCCATCATGCAGACAGCCAGAAAGGACGGAATGCAACTCGTGGATCAGCATCTCCTCGACCTTGTGAAGGCAAACAAGGTTGCGCCGGAGGAGGCATATCGCTGTGCCATGGATAAAAAACAGTTCGAGCAGTACCTTTCACCTGCAGCACCCTCAGGCGAAGTGCGATAAGCTGGTGAGGCCAGGGCGGCGAATATCCAAAAAAGAAAGGGTTACAGCTAAAGCCGTAACCCTCTCGAAATTCTGGTCGGGATGAGACGATTCGAACGTCCGACCCCCTGCTCCCGAAGCAGGTGCGCTACCAGGCTGCGCTACATCCCGACATCGACTTATATAGCTTTTCCCCCTCTCTTTGTCAAACACTTTCCCAGTCATTTCCCCCATAAAACAATTGTCATGCAGCCGGTGAAGTGTTAAAAAATAAAGTTTCCGTTCCGAGGAGCCAAGAGGTGATAAGGCGTGCCAATTCATGACTTGCATGAATTTTTGGGTATCCTTGAGGAGCTGGAGGAGCTCCACAGGGTGCGGGTTGAGGTGGATCCCGTTCTGGAAATATCATCTATCACTGCGAGGGTGAGCGGGCAGGAGGGCGGGGGGAAGGCCCTCCTATTCGAACGGGTAGCAGGTTCGCCGTTTCAGCTCGTGACCAACATATTCGGGTCGCCGCGAAGGATGGCTCTTTCCCTGTCGGTTAAGAATATCGTTGATGTCCAACGACGCATGGAGGTTCTCCTGGCGGGTGGTGACCCCTGGCGAAAAGGCCTTGTGTCCTTTCATCCGGTAGAGAAGGCGGGTTGTATATGTCAGGAAGTCTGGGAGGGCCCCTCTGCGCTGAACAGCTACCCTTTCCTAAAGAACTGGCCGGCGGATGGGGCCGGAGGCGGGGGCGGTCGTTTTATCACACTACCACTCGTCATTACCCGTGATCCCGATGATGGCACCATCAACTGCGGCATGTATCGGACCGAGCTGTTCGACGATCGTACCTGCGGCATTCACTGGCGACCGGGAAGCGGAGGAGCCGCTCATTACCGGAAGTACGCATCTCGTGGGCTCCGGACTCCGGTAGCCGTAGTTGTCGGGGGAGACCCGGCTGCTGTTGTTGCAGCATCACTGCCTCTTCCCGAAGAAGTAGATGAGCTTGCCTTTGCAGGCTTTCTGCGCGGAGAGCCGCTCGATGTTGCACGCTGTAGGACTTCCGATCTTGTTGTGCCCGCTGCAGCCGAGATGGTGATCGAAGGCTACCTAGAGCCGGGGGAGGCGCGGCAGGGGGGACTTTTCGGGAATCATACGGGGTTCTACGCTTCAGCCGGCGAAGTTCCAGTTTTGAGAGTTCTTTCCATTTCCAGAAGAGATGCACCGATCTTTCCTGCGACGGTTGTAGGAAGACCACCCATGGAAGATTGCCACATGGCGAAGGTCATGGAGAGGATCATGCTGCCCCTGACCCGATGGCACCTCCCCGAAATTGAGGAGATAAATCTTTTGACGGAGGGAATATTTCATGGCTGTGCCGTCATATCCATCAAGAAAACTGATCCCGGGCAGGGGTTGCGGGTAATTGAGAAACTTAAGACGGATGGGTGGCTGAAGGGCTCACGACTTCTCGTGGTTGTGGACGCTGATGTCGATCCTCACAATCTGTCGATTTCTTCATGGCGCGTGTTCAATAACGTTAACTGGAGCCGCGATACCATTACATATAGCACCCCGGTCTACGGGTCATTACCGCATGGTGGTTGTTTCGGCATCGATGCCACCCGAAAATTTGTCGAGGAGATCGGCTCGCGGTGGCCAGAGGAGATCGGAATGCCGGTAGCGGTAGAGGAAATGGTCACCCGTAGATGGCGTGAATACGGATTGTAGCTGTGAAAATTGGTGTGTGAGGTGCAGTGATGGACATTCAGGAGAACATAGAAATGGGCGCACTGGCCAGAATCAGAATTTTCCTGGAGATGATCAAGTTTAGCCACACCGTCTTCGCTCTTCCCTTTGCATTTACTGCAGCGCTGCTCGCTGCCAACGGACTACCCACTGGTTATCAGACCTTCTGGATTATTATGGCGATGGTCGGAGCACGCACCGCCGCCATGGGACTGAACCGGATAATCGATGCGGAGATAGATGCAGAGAATCCTCGTACCTGCGGGCGAGCCATACCTGCTGGACTCCTTGGGAAGGGGACGGTTTTGTTATTCATCGCTCTATCGACAATGCTCCTTCTCTACGCCGCCTACCGGCTCAACCCGCTCTGTCTGTATCTTTCACCAGTCGCTCTCGGTTTTCTCCTGCTCTATTCTTATTGCAAGCGCTTCACTTCCCTTGCCCACGTGGTGCTCGGCATATGTCTCGCCGGAGCTCCACTCGGGGCATGGATCGCAATTAAGGGAGACATCGGACTGCCAGCGCTGCTCCTTGGAGTTGCAGTTCTTTTCTGGGTAGCGGGCTTCGACATCTTGTACGCCCTTCAGGATGTGGAATTCGACAGGGGCAAAGGGCTTCATTCTATTCCAGTCAAGTTCGGAGTGCACGGCTCTCTCTGGCTTGCGCGACTCTTTCACCTGTCGATGCTGGGGGCACTCGCAGCTTTGCTGATAACTTCCGGGCTCGGGTGGATATTCGGCTTCGGCTTGGCTGTTACAGCCGGGATGCTCGGGTATGAGCACTGGCTTCTACGAAGAGGGGACCTTGCAAAACTCGATGCTGCCTTTTTCAACATGAACGGTTACATAAGTATCACGATCTTCCTCTTTACCCTGGCTGAAGTGGTAGTGGGTAGAGGCGGGGCATGATGCTCAGGTTAGTTCTAGGCATAACTGGGGCGTCTGGCGGTATTTACGGGATAAGGCTTGCCCAGGAGGTTTTGCGGGCAGGCATACATCTGAGCCTGCTTATCAGCCGGGCTGGGCTTCTCGTGCTCAACGAGGAATGTGGAATGGATCTGGACATCGATTCTTCGGCAGGGGTGCGTCAACGGCTGTACGAATATTTAGATGTGGATGCCGAACGCCTTGTGCTCTACGAAGAGAGCGATCTCCTTGCGCCCATTGCCAGTGGTTCGTCAGCTCCTGATGCAATGGTGGTCTGTCCTGCCAGTATGGGTACTGTTGCCAGGATTGCGTGCGGCGTATCTTCGAATCTACTCGAACGCTGTGCCGACGTGATGCTGAAGGAACGCCGCCCGCTAGTGCTCGTTCCGCGCGAGACTCCTTTCAGCCCGATTCATCTGGAAAACCTGCTTAGGGTGGCACGTGCCGGTGGTATCATCCTCCCAGCGATGCCCGCTTTTTATCATCACCCTGCAACAGTGGATGACATCACTGACTTTGTAGTCGGTAAGATACTCGATTCGCTAGGAATTGATCACTCTCTTTTCCGCAGGTGGAGGGGAGAGGATGGTGACTGACATGCTCGATAGTATATGCCGGAAGGTCGACGATGGGGAACGGATTACGGAGGAAGAGGCCCTTTTCCTCTACCGTACTAAGGATCTGCTGGCCATCGGTGAACTCGCCGCCAAAATTAATGAGCGAAAGAATGGCAAGTGTGTTTCTTTTAACGTTAACAGGCATATCAACTACACCAACGTCTGTGTCAATCGCTGCAAGTTCTGTGCGTTTTTCCGGGCCCCCGGTGAACCCGGCGCGTATACCTACAGCCTTGAGGAGATCAGGAGCCGCGCACAGGAAGCCATGCACCAGGGGGCGACGGAAATTCACATTGTAGGTGGATTGCACCCCGACCTCCCCTTTGAGTTTTATCTGGAGATGTTGGCAAGCGTGAAGAGCCTGTCTCCTGATCTGCATGTCAAGGCGTTCACCGCGGTCGAAATAGAGTACCTTTCCAGGCTTGCGCGGTTGTCGGTGCCTGATACACTGCGTTGTCTCAAAGAAGCTGGACTAGGCTCCCTTCCTGGGGGAGGTGCTGAAATTCTCGGGGACCGGGTTCGCCAGCAAATATGCCCTGAGAAGATTTCTGGAGAGCATTGGCTGATGATCATGGAAGAGGTTCATCGTGCCGGTCTGAAATCGAATGCTACGATGCTCTATGGACACGTCGAATCTTTTGAGGACAGGGTGGAGCATATGCGTCTTCTCCGTGACCTCCAGGACAGGACAGGAGGCTTCCAGGTGTTCATCCCGCTGGCGTTTCAGCCCGAAAATTCAGCACTCACCATTTCGGGGGTAAGGAAAACCTCCGGGGTTGATGACTTGAAGACGCTTGCCATTGCTCGCATCTATCTCGATAATTTCACGCATATTAAAGCGTACTGGATAATGCTCGGTGAAAAAATTGCCCAGGTTTCCCTTTCTTTCGGAGTCAATGATCTGGATGGTACGGTAGTTGAGGAAAAAATAGGCCACGATGCAGGAGCGGCATCGCCCCAATGCATGAGCAGGGAAGATATCATCGTCATGATCAGCAAGGCAGGTAAGATACCTGTTGAGCGGGACACGCTATATAACGCATTGCGAGTATACGGGACGGAAGAGCAGATACAATGACGGTGGATCTTATTACAAAAATCAGTGAAGGGGCTCGCATCGAAAGAGCAGAGGCCCTTGCTCTGCTTGAGAGTGCCGATCTTTTGCCTCTGGGGCGTCTTGCTGCGGATATTCGCTGGCGACTGCACCCGGAACCCGTCGTCACGTTCGTAGTCGATCGTAATGTCAATTATACCAACATCTGCGAATCGAAGTGCTCCTTCTGCGCTTTTTACCGGGAGCCCGGGGCAGCTGACGGCTTCCTGCTTGACGAGGAGGAGATCTTTTCCAAGATAGCGGAGCTGGTAGCGCAGGGTGGAACCCAGCTTCTTATGCAGGGAGGCTTGCATCCATCTCTCAAAATCGAGTTTTTTGAGACTCTCTTTCGTGAAATAAAACAAAGATTTCCCTCGGTCCAGAACCACTCTCTTTCACCCGCTGAAATAACGCATATCGCAGGTAATTCAGGTCTGACAGTGGCGGAAGCAATTACACGCCTCAAGTCTGCCGGTCTGGATTCACTCCCCGGAGGAGGGGCTGAAATTCTCGTTGACAGTATCCGTCAGGAGATTTCACCAAAGAAGATCGGATGGGGAGGCTGGGCGGCGGTTATGCGGGAAGCTGCTCGGCTTGGTATGCCGACAACTGCAACCATGATGTTCGGGAGCCGGGAGAAGGCCGTCGATATCGTAGAGCATCTTTTCCGTATTCGTGAGCTTCAAGACGAGGGGGGGTCGTTTACGGCGTTCATCCCCTGGACCTACCAGCCAGGAAATACCGAGCTTGGCGGAAAGACTGCCAGCGGGATCGAATACCTGAAAGTCCTGGCGCTGTCGCGGATTGTTCTCGACAATATTCCCAATATCCAGGCGAGTTGGGTAACTCAAGGGGCTAAAATGGCCCAGGTTGCCCTGTTTTTTGGAGCAAATGACCTGGGTGGAACGATGTTGGAAGAAAACGTTGTCGCAGCAGCGGGATGCCGTTTCCGTATGAGTATGGAGGAAATGGTTGCACTTATACAGGGAGCCGGACTCAAGGCGGCTCAGCGGTCCACCCTGTATACCATCTTGCGGTACAGTTGAAAGAGGCGCATGTGACGAGGCAAAAACCGGAATTCATTACTACCTCTCATTCCTTGGAGCAGCTGGTGGCTAGATTATGCCAGGAGCGAGTGCTGGCGTGCGATCTTGAAGGAGATTCGCTCCATCATTACCAGGAACGTGTATGCCTCATCCAGCTTTCGACGGGTGAGGGTTCTTTTCTTGTAGATCCTCTTGCTATTGACGATATGTCTCCCCTTGCGCCCCTTATGGCCGATCCGTCCATCAAGAAGGTTTTTCACGGGGCAGATTACGACATACGTTCTCTTCACCGCGATTTCGGCATCGAAGTATGCAATCTTTTCGATAGTATGATCGCATGCCAGCTGCTTGGAGAAAAAGAGGTGGGGCTGGCTGCGGTACTCAAAAAGAGGTTTGGCGTTGAACTCGACAAGAAGTTCCAAAAAGCCGACTGGAGCAGAAGGCCTCTTTCCGAAGGGATGATTGATTACGCAATCAGGGACACCATCCTTCTCATAGAGCTTTACCGCCAACTGGAGCGGGAGCTGGCAGCCCGAGGGAGGCTTGCCTGGTTGGAAGAAGAGTGTGAGCTCCTTTCGCGAGTCAGGGCGACCGGGCGGAACGAGGAGCCCCTTTTCTCCAGGTTCAAAGGAGCCGCAAGAATGGATGGCCGGACGCTTGCTGTGCTTGAGGAGCTGTTGCGATTTCGGGACGAGAAAGCGCGCATCAGGGATGTTCCACCTTTCAAAGTGCTAGGGAATGAACAGGTGCGGGCCCTTGCCGAGAAGAAACCGCACAAGCCAGCCGATTTGCAGTCTGTTCCTGGTATGCCCGCAGCTGTTGCCGAACGTTACTGCAAAGAAATTCTAGCGGCGGTCGCCCGGGGAATAGCAACGCCTGCGGAACAGCTTCCGCGGTTTCCACGGCTCGAACGTGTAGCACGTGATCCCAAGCAGGAAGGGCGGTTAAAAATACTGAAGCGTTGGCGAGAAAAAAAGGCGGAAGTCCTAGGGATGGAAGCGGGGATACTTGCCAATAACAACCTTCTTGAGGGACTTGCTGAAGCTGTTCCATTTTCCCTTGAACAGCTCGATCTGGTATGCCACATGAAGAAATGGCAAAAGCGGGAATTCGGAGCCGAAATTATTTCAATCCTGGCACGAGGCGATTAGATCAGTTTACCTTCCTTCGCGGAGGTAGTTCTCCGAAGAGGGATTCGTATTCCTCTACCGAAAGACCCATGGTATCTATTTCCTCTTGCCCCTCTGCTTGTCCTTCCGAGATGTCTTCCAGCAAAACCTCACCAAAACCAATAGGGTCGACTGTTTCAATTGTTTCATTCTTATTTACTGACGGTTCTTCAGATACGAATTCAAAGTCATTAAATAAAAATTCCATAGGTTCAAGCTTGGTTGAATCGTTCTTTCCCGCGTCTGCCGTAGCAGGGGTAGCTGACGCCGGGCCGATTTGAAGATATTCTTGTTCCTCATACTTCTCTTCATCGAAGGAAAATTCCGCGAAAGAGATCCCTTCAGCCTCGGGTGCTGGCGAATCCTCCGGTAATGAAGCAATTTCTTCAGCTGCATCGGTTTGAAAATCAGAAACTAGCGGCCCTTTTGCGTCTTGGAGTATGTCGGGGAAGGAATCGGTGAATGGTGATTCTGTCCGGAGTTCCCCTTCGTTCCCCGCTAATTCGATGCCGAAGCTGAACGGATCAGGCTCTTGAGAAAACTGTTCCGGAGAAAAATGGTGGCCCCCATCTCCAGCTGGTTCCGGTTCGCTAACTTCGCCCATGCCTGTCCCTGAAGTGCATATGTCAGGCTGTAATTCGGCAAGCGCATCCAGTGTAGGTTCGGGTGGTAGGAACGGAAGAATCGTTGCGCGTAGCCCATGGGATACCTTATAACCACCTAGATCGATTCCGCATTTTTTGCAGCTATCGAGATATTCGAAGCTGTTGTACCCGCATTTGGGGCATCTCATCGTAGCCTCCGTTCAAAAGGTCTGCTTCCCATTATCGGTCGTCTTCACTCAAACTTTATGCTGCTCCTGTGAATGCAAGAGCGGCTTCGGGTCACCCTATATCTCCCCATACGAACTGAAGGATCGAAAGGATTACGATTCCGGCGGTCTCAGTCCTCACTATGCGTTTTCCCATGGATACGGGTACAAATCCATGTTCTCTTGCGATAGCTGCTTCTTTGGGGGCTATTCCGCCTTCAGGACCGATAATGATTGAAATAGTTGTGGGTAAGGTCACTGTGTCCAGGACATCTTTTAGCCCGGCTAGTCCCTGCTCTTCCCAAAGGAGCAGCTTGACAGAGGATCTGTCAGCTTTAATTGCCTCGCCCAGACCCAGTGAAAAAGCGACTTCGGGGACATCATTGCGCCCGCATTGGCGTGAAGATTCCCGCACGATTCGTTGCCATCGGGCGAGGATACCCGACTCTCTTCCCTGATCGATCCGCCTCACCGACCGTTCTGCCTGGAACGGTATAATGGCGGCGGCACCTATTTCAGTGGCTTTCTGAAGGATGTGATCGATCTTGTCGCCTTTTGGCAGCCCTTGGTAAAGGGTTATAGCAGGGGCAGGCGAGGGACCGGCTGAAGGCGCGTGCTTCAGGAGGTCCAGCACAAGGCTGTCGGCATGTATATCGCGAAGCACGGCGCCCCTCACGTTTCCCTCTCCGTCAAAAAGAAGTACCTCCGTGTTCTTTTTAAGGCGAAGGACTTTTGCCATGTGGTGAAATGTTTCGCCGCCGATTATTACTTCCGAACCGGTTAAATACTCTGCAGGAACAAAAAAACGTCGCACCTCAAGACTTCCTGCGGTATGTCAGACAGCACCACTCCGCCTGTTCCGTCCGGCTCTGGAAATCTAGTTCAGGGAGATCAAAGCCTTGGCGGACGAAGCTCTCGCGCTCTTTCAGGATGCCCGACAGAATAAGGAATCCATTTAAGGCGAGCTTTTCCACCAATTCTGGAGCGAGCTTTACGAGCTCTTCTGCAATTATGTTTGCCAGAACAACATCAAACTCCCCAGGTATCTCATCAAGCGGCTCCGTGCCCAGGCGTATTTCGGAAGTGACGCTGTTTAACAGAAGATTTTCCGAAGCAACACGAATCGCTTCCGGATCAATGTCTAATGCGTGAACGAGCCAAGCTCCCATTTTTGCTGCAGCTATGGTGAGGACACCAGACCCCGTTCCCACATCGAGGACTGCTAAGGAGCGGGGTGATGGGGACATGATTTTTTCAAGGGCCTCCAGGCAAAGCCGCGTGGTCGGATGTGTTCCTGTGCCGAAGGCTTGCCCTGGATCGAGTTCAAGAACTATATCGCCCGGGGAAGCTGAATACTCTTCCCATGTGGGTTTGATAACCAGATTACAGCCGATTCGCGATGGTTTGAAAAATGCCTTCCAGTTGTTTGCCCAATCTTCATCTCCAAGAGCCTGGATAGACGGGGGTCT from Geobacter sp. DSM 9736 includes the following:
- a CDS encoding type IV pilus twitching motility protein PilT; the encoded protein is MARIDALFRMMKEQGASDLHLSTGSPPIFRLHGEMERLNFKALSHDELKSILYEILTEKQKEEFEKKNDLDFAYSVEGLARFRGNLLMQHRGVAAVFRIIPSKILSADDLGLPEGVRKLTMLKKGLVLVTGPTGSGKSTTLAAMIDLINSTRKEHILTLEDPLEFVHENKMSLFNQRQIGEHSESFASALRAALREDPDVILVGEMRDLETISLAMSAAETGHLVFGTLHTNSAAKTIDRIIDVFPKDAQEQVRAMLSESLKGVICQQLLRTADGKGRVAALEIMIGTPAIGNLIREGKTFQIPSIMQTARKDGMQLVDQHLLDLVKANKVAPEEAYRCAMDKKQFEQYLSPAAPSGEVR
- a CDS encoding UbiD family decarboxylase codes for the protein MPIHDLHEFLGILEELEELHRVRVEVDPVLEISSITARVSGQEGGGKALLFERVAGSPFQLVTNIFGSPRRMALSLSVKNIVDVQRRMEVLLAGGDPWRKGLVSFHPVEKAGCICQEVWEGPSALNSYPFLKNWPADGAGGGGGRFITLPLVITRDPDDGTINCGMYRTELFDDRTCGIHWRPGSGGAAHYRKYASRGLRTPVAVVVGGDPAAVVAASLPLPEEVDELAFAGFLRGEPLDVARCRTSDLVVPAAAEMVIEGYLEPGEARQGGLFGNHTGFYASAGEVPVLRVLSISRRDAPIFPATVVGRPPMEDCHMAKVMERIMLPLTRWHLPEIEEINLLTEGIFHGCAVISIKKTDPGQGLRVIEKLKTDGWLKGSRLLVVVDADVDPHNLSISSWRVFNNVNWSRDTITYSTPVYGSLPHGGCFGIDATRKFVEEIGSRWPEEIGMPVAVEEMVTRRWREYGL
- a CDS encoding 4-hydroxybenzoate octaprenyltransferase, coding for MDIQENIEMGALARIRIFLEMIKFSHTVFALPFAFTAALLAANGLPTGYQTFWIIMAMVGARTAAMGLNRIIDAEIDAENPRTCGRAIPAGLLGKGTVLLFIALSTMLLLYAAYRLNPLCLYLSPVALGFLLLYSYCKRFTSLAHVVLGICLAGAPLGAWIAIKGDIGLPALLLGVAVLFWVAGFDILYALQDVEFDRGKGLHSIPVKFGVHGSLWLARLFHLSMLGALAALLITSGLGWIFGFGLAVTAGMLGYEHWLLRRGDLAKLDAAFFNMNGYISITIFLFTLAEVVVGRGGA
- a CDS encoding UbiX family flavin prenyltransferase; the protein is MMLRLVLGITGASGGIYGIRLAQEVLRAGIHLSLLISRAGLLVLNEECGMDLDIDSSAGVRQRLYEYLDVDAERLVLYEESDLLAPIASGSSAPDAMVVCPASMGTVARIACGVSSNLLERCADVMLKERRPLVLVPRETPFSPIHLENLLRVARAGGIILPAMPAFYHHPATVDDITDFVVGKILDSLGIDHSLFRRWRGEDGD
- the mqnE gene encoding aminofutalosine synthase MqnE — its product is MVTDMLDSICRKVDDGERITEEEALFLYRTKDLLAIGELAAKINERKNGKCVSFNVNRHINYTNVCVNRCKFCAFFRAPGEPGAYTYSLEEIRSRAQEAMHQGATEIHIVGGLHPDLPFEFYLEMLASVKSLSPDLHVKAFTAVEIEYLSRLARLSVPDTLRCLKEAGLGSLPGGGAEILGDRVRQQICPEKISGEHWLMIMEEVHRAGLKSNATMLYGHVESFEDRVEHMRLLRDLQDRTGGFQVFIPLAFQPENSALTISGVRKTSGVDDLKTLAIARIYLDNFTHIKAYWIMLGEKIAQVSLSFGVNDLDGTVVEEKIGHDAGAASPQCMSREDIIVMISKAGKIPVERDTLYNALRVYGTEEQIQ
- the mqnC gene encoding cyclic dehypoxanthinyl futalosine synthase, whose protein sequence is MTVDLITKISEGARIERAEALALLESADLLPLGRLAADIRWRLHPEPVVTFVVDRNVNYTNICESKCSFCAFYREPGAADGFLLDEEEIFSKIAELVAQGGTQLLMQGGLHPSLKIEFFETLFREIKQRFPSVQNHSLSPAEITHIAGNSGLTVAEAITRLKSAGLDSLPGGGAEILVDSIRQEISPKKIGWGGWAAVMREAARLGMPTTATMMFGSREKAVDIVEHLFRIRELQDEGGSFTAFIPWTYQPGNTELGGKTASGIEYLKVLALSRIVLDNIPNIQASWVTQGAKMAQVALFFGANDLGGTMLEENVVAAAGCRFRMSMEEMVALIQGAGLKAAQRSTLYTILRYS
- a CDS encoding ribonuclease D, giving the protein MTRQKPEFITTSHSLEQLVARLCQERVLACDLEGDSLHHYQERVCLIQLSTGEGSFLVDPLAIDDMSPLAPLMADPSIKKVFHGADYDIRSLHRDFGIEVCNLFDSMIACQLLGEKEVGLAAVLKKRFGVELDKKFQKADWSRRPLSEGMIDYAIRDTILLIELYRQLERELAARGRLAWLEEECELLSRVRATGRNEEPLFSRFKGAARMDGRTLAVLEELLRFRDEKARIRDVPPFKVLGNEQVRALAEKKPHKPADLQSVPGMPAAVAERYCKEILAAVARGIATPAEQLPRFPRLERVARDPKQEGRLKILKRWREKKAEVLGMEAGILANNNLLEGLAEAVPFSLEQLDLVCHMKKWQKREFGAEIISILARGD
- a CDS encoding 16S rRNA (uracil(1498)-N(3))-methyltransferase yields the protein MRRFFVPAEYLTGSEVIIGGETFHHMAKVLRLKKNTEVLLFDGEGNVRGAVLRDIHADSLVLDLLKHAPSAGPSPAPAITLYQGLPKGDKIDHILQKATEIGAAAIIPFQAERSVRRIDQGRESGILARWQRIVRESSRQCGRNDVPEVAFSLGLGEAIKADRSSVKLLLWEEQGLAGLKDVLDTVTLPTTISIIIGPEGGIAPKEAAIAREHGFVPVSMGKRIVRTETAGIVILSILQFVWGDIG
- the prmA gene encoding 50S ribosomal protein L11 methyltransferase — encoded protein: MKSGWIEVSCTVPDEMVDVLAEYLIELSGCGVSIENICVDTFTTDSIASSPEKNICAYFSADASLEGVVNDISAFLMQQTRIFPGYTYRPPSIQALGDEDWANNWKAFFKPSRIGCNLVIKPTWEEYSASPGDIVLELDPGQAFGTGTHPTTRLCLEALEKIMSPSPRSLAVLDVGTGSGVLTIAAAKMGAWLVHALDIDPEAIRVASENLLLNSVTSEIRLGTEPLDEIPGEFDVVLANIIAEELVKLAPELVEKLALNGFLILSGILKERESFVRQGFDLPELDFQSRTEQAEWCCLTYRRKS